The DNA segment GCGGGGGGACAGCCAGCGCCCGGCGACCACCAGCCGCAGTTGCTCGCCGGCGCGAAACAGTGTCGCCGACGGGCCAAGCGCGACATCGATCGCGACCACCTCGCCGGCGGTGAGCGGTTGCTCCCGGGCGAATGTCGGCACCGGCTCCCACGGCGTGGAGAGCTCGGGATCCAGCTCACGCAGCAGGACTCGCTGCCAGCCGGTGGTTACCCGGTCACGGCCATAGCCGTACGACCCCTCGAACGGAACGAACTTCCCATTGCGCCACTTTTCCACTCCGACGAACAGGTTCGCGTCGTCGCAGCCATCCAGCTGGACCCAAAGCCGCGCCGCCATCGGGCCGGTCAGCTCGATGTCTTCAGGGATCGTCCAGGTGAACGCTGCTGCACGAGAATGAGTTTCGAACGTGATGCTGCCCGCCGTCGACGGCGGTTCGGTTGCTAGCACTCCCGCCCCGGCGAGATACAGTGGCCGCCAACGTGTGCTGGGCAGTGGCCACTGGGTCTCTTCCCGCACCGCGGCGATGGTGTCGCGATCTTCACGCACCTCGAGGCGAACACTGCGTGACCCCTGGGCACCGTCGAGCACGTCTTGGAAAAACTTCAGCTGCTCGGCCAACGCGGTTTCCGAGTAGAACGTTGCCCATTTGCCGCCCCGATGGGTGTAGAGCCGGGCATGGCCGGAGCCGGCGTGAGTGAATGCCCGAAACGAACCGCGGCTGTGCAGGTTGTTGTCCGAGAAGCTGCCGCAGACCAGCATCGGGACCCGGATCGCTGACAGGTCCGGCACCAGCGAGCGCCAGAATTCGTCGCGCAACGGGTGCTGCTGCTGCATCCGCTCCAGGTCGAAGGTCTGCCGTGTGCGGCGGCGCACACCGCGTGCCCACAACCGGGTGAAACCGGCCTCTCGAACGCCGCCCGGAAAGGTCAGGTCGCGGTAGGCGTCGGTAAAACCTTCCCACGGGCAGATGGCCCGCAATGCCGGCGGCCGCAGCGCGGCCACCGCGTATTGGCTGATCGCCAGGTACGACACCCCGAGCATGACGACCCGCCCGTCACTCCACGATTGGTTGGCTAGCCACTGCACCAGGTCGTAGGTGTCCTCGGCTTCCTGGCGCGACAGCAGGTTCCCGGTGCCGTCGGAGCGGCCGCAGCCGCGCAGGTCGGCATTGACCACGACGAAGCCGCGCGTGGTCCACCATGCCGGGTCGGGGGCCTCCCAGCCGGTCAGGGCCGAGAAGGTCACCGGTGTCGGTTGGCGCAGCGCCCGGTACTGCGGCGAGAACGTCCACCGGTTACGCCTCCGGGTCGGCAGATCATCCTTGCCGTAGGGGTGGATGCTGAGAATCACTGGACGGGCCCGGACATCGTCGTGGGCCCGGCGGAAGACGTTGATCCGCAACACCGTTTCGTCTCGGGTCGGCACTTCGACGTCGCGCTCGACGACGATGCCCGGCGGTGGGTCGGTGACGGTGACGGGGGGCTTGACGATCCGGCGGACCCGTCCCAGTGCATACCGGAGTGCGCCGGGACGCCGCCACGGCCGGTCCAGGGCGGGTGCCGGATCTCGGGCCACGTCCGATACCTTAAGACGTGCCGGCTTGGCGGCAAATCGATAATCCGCCGGTGCGATCGGAATCCCTACCAGACGTGGGGCACCAGTCGATAGCGCACCCGCTCCCGGTATTCGCGGTAGCCGCTGAGTTCCTGGGTGAGCAGCTTCTCCTCGTCGAGGATCCGGAGCACCAGCACCGAAACGCTTGGGATGAGCATGAGGAGCCCCCAGTATGAGCCCAGGGCCAGCGGTATGCCCACCATCAGGACCACGCTGGCGGCATACATCGGGTGCCGGACGAACCCGTAGAGACCGCGGGAGGCGACGGTCTGGCCCGTCTCCACCGTGACGGTGGAGGCCGCATAGCTGTTCTGGACAACCACCAGCATGCTGGCAGACAGGCCGGTCACTATCAGGATGTCGCCAATGACGGAGAGCCACATGGGCGCCGACGACCAGCCGAAACGATGGTCAACCGCGCTTAACCCCACCATCGCGAGCAGCACCAGGAAGATGCCGAGGACGAGGATCTTTTGAATTGGCCTGGTTTCCGCCAGGGGACCACCACGCATGCGTCGCTGCAGCGCCGCCGGGTCCGTCCGGGCCAGGTAGCCGCTGGGGACGATTGTCGCGAGCGTGAACACTGCGATGAAAACCCATGCCTGCCAATAGTTCAGCGTGCCCGCCGGCCAGAACAGGATCAACCCGACAACGACGATTCCCACAAGTCCGTATATCAGTGCCTTTAGCCCCATTTTCATGTCCCCTCCTGATGCTCGGACTGCTCGCGACCTAGCACCGCAGGTCACGCCGTCGAAAAGCCATGGCCCCCATCACGATCAGCGCTGCGTCGATGGTCAATAGCCACAGCATCGGCACGGCGGTGAAGTGGCCGGCGCCGACCCGCGGAGTGTGCGCGAACGGTTCCAGGTCGAGCAGCCACTGCGGGAATCCCGCCAACGAACCAAGCAGATACAACGCGACGAAGCTCACCAACACAGCCCACGCCACCGGTGTGAACCGTGGGGCCAATCCGAACAACCCGACGGTCACCGCCGATAGCAACCACACCGCGGGCAGTTGTACGGCCGCGGTCCCGACCACGGTGGGTAGCTTGCCGGCGACATCACCGGCGGCCGCGCCGTAGGCGAGTCCGCCCACCAAGCCCGAGACCATGATCGCCGCCGCCGATCCGGCCAGCGCCATCACCAAATGGCTTGACAGCCAACGAGTCCGAGAAACGGCTCCGGCGAGCAGCGTCTCGGCCCGCTGCCCGGCCTCTTCCTGGTGCAATCGCAGGGATAACGAGACCGCGAATGCCGCGGCAACCATGCCGATCATGGTGAAGGCCAAGTCCACGAAGGCCTGTTCCAGCGCGCCGGTGCCGCCCATCCGGGTGACGATGTCACGTACCGTCGCGCTGTCGCCCAGCTGCCTCTCGATGCCGTGCACCACACTGCCCATCACCAGGCCAAACAGGCCAAGGCCGATGGTCCACAGCAGCAGGGAGCCGCGGTCAAGCCGCCAGGCCAGCCCGAAGGCGTTGCCCAGCGCGGGCGCGGCGGTGCCCGGGCCGGCCCGTTCGGCGATGAGTCCGGCACCGACATCGCGGCCGGCGCGCAATCGATAGGCCGCCAGCGTCAGCGCTACTGTGGTTGCCAGGTGCAGCAGCGGCACCCACCAGCGCTCGCCCGCGTAGGGTCTGACCTGCAGTGACCAGCCCAGGGGGGAGAACCAGGACAGCGCGCCGGAGCCGGCATCACCGACGGCCCGCAGCATGAACGCGGCGCCCAGCACGGCGAACGCGACGCCGCGGGTGACCCGGGCGCTCGGCGACAGTTGCGCGGACACCGCGGCCACGGCGGTGAAGACCAGCCCGGAGGCGGCCAGCGCCGCGCCGAACGCGACCGACCCGGTCGGGGCCACGTCGGTGGCGAGCAGCCCCGCCGCACCGATCGCGCCGGTGACGATCGACGCCCCGAACGACAACAGCAGCGCGGCGGTGAGGTTGGCGTAACGGCCGACGACGGTGGAGTCGATCAGCTCGGCGCGCCCGGTTTCCTCGTCCGCGCGGGTGTGGCGAATCACGGTGAGGATGACCGCCACCGCGATGAGGGTGTGGAACATCCCGGCTTTCCAGATTCCGAGCGCGCCGAGGCTGTCGTTGTAGATCGGCCCGTAGAGCGCACGCTGGGCCGGGCTGGCCATGATACCGGCCACCGCCCCGGCGCGGGCGGCCCGGTCGGCGTAGACCGCTTCGACGCTGCCGACATACACGGTGGCCAGCGGCACCGACAGCAGCAACACCCACAGCGGCAACCCCACCCGGTCGCGGCGCAGGTACAGGCGCAGCAACCCGAGGGTGCCGGCGAAGTTCGAACCGCGTTGTGGCCCACGGGGTGGTGCGGGGCTGGGGCGACCCAGGACCGCAATGCTCATAGCGCCGCCACCCCCGTTTCCCGGCGTTCGTGGGCTCCGGCATCGGGACCGAGGCGGTAGTGGCGCAGGAACAGCTCCTCGAGGGTGGGCGGCTGGCTGACCAGGCTGCGCACCCCGGCGTCGCCGAGCACCCGAATGAGCTCACCCAGGCTTTCGCTGTCGACCTGGGCGCGCAGCGTGCTGCCCTCGATGCTGACGTCTTCGAGTCCCTTGATCCGGGTGAGATCTCCTGGGTCACCGATCATTTCGGCCTTGATTGAGGTGCGGCTGAGGTGGCGCATGGATTCCAGCGAACCGCTCTCGACGGTCTTGCCCGCGCGGATGATGGTCACCCTTTCGCACAACGCCTCGGTTTCGGCCAGAATGTGGCTGGACAGCAGCACCGTCACACCACGATCTCGTGCTTCGCCGACGCACTGCTGAAACACGTTCTCCATCAACGGGTCCAGGCCACTGCTTGGCTCGTCCAGCAGCAGCAGCCTGGCTTGTGACGAGAAAGCCGAGATCAGCGACACCTTCTGGCGGTTGCCCTTGGAGTAGGTGCGCGACTTCTTGTGCGGGTCGAGTCCGAAGCGCTCGATCAGCTCGGCGCGACGATTCTTGTCGATCCCGCCCCGCATGCGAGCCAGCAGGTCGATGATCTCGCCGCCGGTTAGCGACGGCCACAGTGTGACATCACCTGGCACATAAGCGATCTGGCGATGCAGGCGGACGGCGTCAGTCCACGGGTTGCCGCCCAGCAACCGTGCGCTCCCACTGTCGGCCCTTACCAGACCCAACAGGATGCGGATGGTGGTGGACTTCCCGGCGCCGTTGGGTCCGAGGAAGCCGTGCACCTCACCCTCGCGCACCGTCAGGTCCAGGCCATCGAGCGCCCGAACCGCACCGAAGTTCTTGGTCAGACCGCGAATTTCGATGGGAACGTGGTGGCTTTCAGCTGGCATGGGATTCTCCTTGGTCGGATTCGGCCAGAAACGCTTCGTACATGGTGCGGTCGGTGAACAGGCCTTCGGCGTATACCTCGAGGGCGGGCAGCACCATGTCGCGGGCGTAGTCACGTAGCACCGCACGCAGATCCGTTGGGGTTTCATGCATTTGCAGATAGAGCAGGAAACCTCCGCCGCTGGTGATGGCCAGGTACCGGGCCCTGGCGCGTGGGTCGCGGCTGGGCCTTATGGTCCCAGCACGTACACCGTCGCCGATGTACTCCTCGGCGTTGTCAATCATCTTCTGCCAGAACATCGTTGCCAATTCGCCGCCGGATTGCATGCTGCGCACGAGGTAGGCCACCAACGGTGCGTAAGACTCGATCTCGGCCATCCCCGCCAGCCAGGTGGCCGGATCGTTGGACGTCAGCGCTTCTGACTTGCTGCTGCGGATTTCTTCGGCGACGTGGTCGTCGCAAGCTTTGCGCAGGCCTTCCTTGGAGCCGAAGTGGTGGATGACCAGCGCCGCGCTTACCCCCGCGGCTTCGGCAATGGTGCGGAGCCCGACGCCGAAGCCGTGCCGGCCGAACTGCTCGATGGCCGCGTCGCGGATGCGGGCGGTCGCGGTCAGGTCGGCTGAACGCACGTTCAGAACACTAAACAATTGTTCAGCCAACTGTCAAGGGCCATGCGGCGCTGCCGGCGCGGGGGCGAGCAGACGCAAAATTGCCCTGGAACGTGCATTCCAAGGCGATTTTGCGTCTGCTCGGCGCTACTCGCGCACCGCGGCCAGCAGGCCGTCGCCCAGCGGCACCAATGCCGGGGTGAGCCGGTCGTCCTCGGCGATCAGCCGGGCCGCCTCGCGAACCGCGAGCACCTCGGCGTCACGCGCCGCGGGATCAGCGGCCCGTCCACCCAGCGCCGCCCGATGCACCACGATGACGCCGCCGGATCGCAACAGCCGAACACCCTCGACGACGTATCCCGGCTGGTCGACCGGGTCGGCGTCGATGAACACCAAATCATAGGATTGGTCGGCCAACCGGGTGAGCACCTCTTGGGCGCGGCCGCTGATCAGCCTGGTGCGCGAGGGTCCGATGCCCGCCTCGGCGAACGCCTGCTTGGCCAGCCGCAGATACTCCGGCTCGATATCGATCGTGGTCAGCACGCCGTCATCGGCCAGTCCCGACAACAACCACAGTCCGCTGACGCCTGCGCCGGTGCCCACCTCGGCGACCGCTTTCCCGCCGCTGAGCTTCGTCAGCAGGCTCAGCAGCGCGCCGACGGCGGGCGTGACAGCTCCGGCTCCGCTGTCCATGGCTCGCTCGCGGGCTCTGGTCAGGATCGCGTCTTCGGCTATCGACTCTTCGGCGTGCGCGAAGAGCGCCTCGGCGCTTGGGGCCTGACTGGGGGCCGGCCCACTGGCCTCGCGGCCGGGGGTGACCGAGCTGTTACCGGTAGGGTCCATGACCCGCAGCGTATGTCCTATTCGGGACGCGGTCGGGCAGGCGCGCCCGCCGACACGCCCGGCGTGCACGGCGCGACGATGGTCACACGACGACCGAAAAGCCCTGGACAACGCGGGTAACCAAAAAGTTTCTCAGCCAAAGCTCAGTTTGCTCATATACCGCCCATACGCCGGTACGTGACGGTATCCCTATGGAACGCGCGGGACGTTGGGTGGGGAATACCACACGACAGCTGGACGTTGTCGCCGGAGACGAGTGTGCAGCCCTTGACGGCAGGGCAGATCCGGAGGAACCGATCATCACCATGTTGAGCCCGACCAGCATGTCTCATCCCCAACCGATTCGTGACGACGGCTGGGTGGAACCGTCGGACACGTTGCGGGGCACCGCGGTATTCGACGCGACCGGGGACAAGGCCACGATGCCTTCGTGGGACGAGTTGGTGAGGCAGCACGCCGACCGGGTGTACCGGTTGGCCTATCGGCTGGCCGGCAATCAGCAGGACGCCGAGGACCTGACCCAGGAGACCTTCATCAGGGTTTTCCGCTCGGTTCAGAATTACCAGCCCGGAACCTTCGAAGGCTGGCTGCACCGCATCACCACCAACTTGTTCCTCGACATGGTCCGCCGACGGGTCCGCATCCGGATGGAAGCGTTGCCCGAGGATTACGACCGGGTGCCGGCCGACGAGCCCAACCCTGAGCAGATCTACCACGACGCCCGGCTGGGGCCAGACTTGCAGGCTGCGTTGGATTCGCTGCCGCCGGAGTTTCGCGCCGCGGTTGTGCTCTGCGATATCGAAGGTCTGTCCTACGAGGAGATCGGCGCCACCCTGGGCGTCAAGCTCGGCACCGTCCGCAGCCGGATCCACCGCGGCCGCCAGGCGCTGCGGGACTACCTGGCCGCGCATCCCGACCAGGGTGAGCGCGCCGACGCCCTGCACACGGTCGGTTGACCCGACCGGCCGAGTCAAGCCACCCGGCACAGCCAGGGTTTGGCCACCCATGGTTGCCGACTGGCCGCCAATCCCGGGGTTTGGCCGCTGATGATGGTTATCAGGCACCGCGCCGCGCTACATTCGAAATACGGATGGCGGCGAAAGGAGCCGGTGATGGCCGACGGAGGACAGGTGTTTCGGCGCGCGTTCTCCTGGCTCCCCGCACAGTTTGCTTCCCAGAGTGACGCGCCGGTCGGCGCGCCTCGGCGGTTCCGGTCCACCGAGCATCTGTCCACCGAGGCGATCGCGGCGTTTGTGGACGGTGAGCTGCGAATGAACGCATACCTGCGGGCCGCGCATCATCTGTCGCTGTGTCCCCAATGTGCGGCGGAAGTGGACGATCACAGCCGGGCGCGGGCCGCGCTGCGCGACTCCCGCCCGATCCGCATCCCCAGCGCGTTGCTCGGATTGCTGTCTGAAATTCCGCAGGCCGCTCCCGAGGGCCCGGCACCGCTATCCGGCGCCGACCGCGACGTTGGTGACCAGCGCAAGCGCCGCTAGCGCTGGGGTGGTCGGCCAAAGCGTCCGGTTGTCAGGTTCGTGCCGACGAGCCGCGATCCGTGGATACTAGGGTGGACTGAAACAACGTCGGGCCCGGATGGCGCCGCGTACCAGCTCTCCGCTCGGATGAGAATCCAGAAGAGGATGACGTGACCTCTGATCAAGGCAATAACAGCGGCCAAGACGGCGGCCACCGGCTGGCGCCGCGCCCCATCGCCCGGCCCCCGGTGGACGCCGCATCGCGGCAGGCGTTCGGGCGTCCATCCGGTCTGCGGGGATCCTTTGTGGCGGAGCGGGTACGTCCGCAGAAGTATCGGGATCAGGCCGAGTTCAGGCCCCATGATCGAGCGACCGACCCGGTGCTGCAGGAGGCGTTCGGGCGTCCGTTCGCTGGCGCCGAGTCGCTGCAGCGCCACCCCATCGATGCCGGCGCGCTGGCCGCCGAAAGAGACGGTGGCCGACCGGACGAGCCCGACGATCCGTGGCGGAACCCCGCGGCCGCGGCCGCGCTGGGGACCCCGGCGCTGGCTCCGCCGGCGCCGCTGGGCACGCTGGGGCAGCGCGGCAAACTCGGCGTGCGCGACGTTTTGTTCGGCGGCAAGGTGTCCTACCTCGCCCTCACCATTTTGCTGCTGATCGCGCTGGTGATCGGGGTGATCGGCGGGGTGGTCGGCCGCAAGACGGCCGAGGTCGTGGAAGCCTTCACCACGTCGAAGGTGACGTTGTCCACCAGCGGCAACGCCCAAGAGCCGGCCGGGCGGTTCACCAAGGTGGCGGCCGCGATAGCCGATTCCGTGGTGACCGTCGAGTCGAAGAGCGATCAAGAGGGCATGCAGGGCTCCGGGGTCATCATCGACGGCCGCGGCTACATCGTCACCAATAACCACGTGATTTCCGAGGCCGCCAACAACCCCAGCCAGTTCAAGACCACCGTGGTGTTCAACGACGGCAAGGAAGTGCCGGCCACCCTGGTGGGCCGCGACCCCAAGACCGACCTGGCCGTGCTCAAGGTCGACAACGTCGACAATCTGACGGTGGCCCGGCTCGGTGACTCCGACAAGGTGCGGGTCGGCGACGAGGTGCTGGCGGCAGGTGCTCCGCTGGGACTGCGCAGCACGGTGACCCACGGCATCATCAGCGCGCTGCACCGTCCCGTTCCGTTGTCCGGGGAGGGTTCTGACACCGACACCGTCATCGACGCCCTGCAGACCGACGCCTCGATCAATCACGGCAACTCCGGCGGTCCGCTCATCGACATGGACTCCCAGGTGATCGGCATCAACACCGCCGGCAAGTCGCTGTCGGACAGCGCCAGTGGGCTCGGCTTTGCCATCCCGGTCAACGAGATGAAATTGGTCGCGCAAACGCTGATCCGAGACGGAAAGATCGTGCACCCGACCCTGGGCATCAGCACCCGCTCGGTAAGCAACGCGATCGCCTCGGGCGCACAGGTGGCCAACGTCAAGGCGGGCAGCCCCGCGCAGAAGGGCGGCATCCTGGAAAACGACGTGATCGTCAAGATCGGCAACCGTAAGGTCGCCGACGCCGACGAGTTCGTCGTCGCCGTGCGCCAGCTGACCATCGGTCAAGACGCCTCGGTCGAGGTGGTCCGCGAGGGCCGAAACGTCACGCTGACCGTCAAACCCGACCCCGACACCAGCTCGTGATGATCGCAAGCGCGGCGCAGCCGGGCGCAGCGGGTCATCACCATCCGACCTAGTGTTCGCCAACATCGGCTGGGGGGAAATGCTCGTCCTCGTCGTGGTCGGGCTGGTGGTGCTGGGCCCGGAACGGCTCCCGGGTGCCATCCGCTGGACGGCGGGGGCGCTGCGGCAGGCTCGCGACTACCTCGGTGGGGTGACCAGCCAGCTGCGTGAGGACATCGGACCCGAATTCGACGATCTGCGCGGGCACCTCGGCGAGCTGCGCAAGCTGCGGGGCATGACACCGCGTGCCGCCCTCACCAAGCACCTGCTCGACGGTGATGATTCCCTGTTCACCGGCAACTTTGACCGGCCAGCGGGGCCGAGCGCGGCTGAACCGCCGGGCCCGGATCACACCGCGAGCGCGCCGTTCGACCCCGACGCGACCTAGTGGGCCGAGCAGACGCAAAGGCCCCCGAAAATGCCCATTTTCGGGGGCTTTTGCGTCTGCTCGCCCGGATGACGCTAGCGTCGCGTCGGGTCCAGCCCCAGAGACATGCCGGCCAGTCCGCGCCGTCGCGCCGACAGCGCGTCGGCGATGCTGAGCAGCTCCTTGCCCACCGCCGAGTCGGGCGCGCTCAACACCAGGGGAACGCCGGCATCGCCGGCGGCCACCAGCGCGGGGTCCAGCGGAATCTGACCCAGCAGCGGCACGTCGGCGCCGACCAGCCGGGACAGCCGCTCGGCGACCAGCCGGCCGCCACCCTCGCCGAACACCTGCAGCGTCGTGCCGTCGGGCAGGGTGAGTCCCGACATGTTTTCCACGACGCCGACGACGCGCTGGCGGGTTTGCAGCGCGATGCTGCCGGCCCGCTCGGCCACCTCGGCGGCGGCCAATTGCGGCGTGGTCACCACCAGGATTTCGGCGTTGGGCACCAGCTGGGCCACCGAGATGGCGACGTCGCCGGTTCCGGGCGGCAGGTCGAGCAGCAGCACGTCCAGATCGCCCCAGTAGACGTCCGCCAGGAACTGCTGCAACGCCCGGTGCAGCATCGGGCCGCGCCACGCCACCGGCGTGTTGTCCCGGGTGAACTGCGCGATCGAGATGACCTTCACCTCGTGGGCGATGGGCGGCAGGATCATCGACTCGACCTGGGTGGGCCGGTCGGTGGTGCCCATCATTCGGGGGATGGAGTGGCCGTGAATGTCGGCGTCGAGCACGCCCACCGACAGTCCGCGGCCGGCCATGGCGGCCGCGAGGTTGACCGTGACGGTGGACTTACCGACGCCGCCCTTGCCGGACGCGACCGCATACACCCGGGTCAGTGAGCTGGGCTGAGCGAACGGGATGACGGGTTCACGGGCATCTCCGCGCAGCCGCTTGCGCAGCTCGGTGCGCTGCTCGTCGCTCATCACATCCAGGCTGACCGTGACGGCACCGGTGCCGGGAACGTCACTGACCGCACGGGTGACGCGCTCGGTGATGTCGGTTTTCTTCGGGCAGCCGGCGATGGTTAGGTAGATGCCGACGTGCACGCTGCCGTCGGGGCCGACCTCGACACCCTTGACCATCCCGAGCTCGGTGATGGGACGCCGCAGTTCGGGGTCGATCACTGTGGCCAGCCTGGCGCGCACCGCCCCGGCAAGGTCAGTCGGGCCGTCATTGTGTGTTGCGGACATCACCGCCGAGTGTAGGCGGCTCGGCCCGTGGTCGGCCGAGTGGTCAGCTGACCGGGGTGAGCACCGGCTCACCGGGTGCCGGCGGGTTGGCCGCCGGCGGCTGCGGTGCCGACGACGGCGCGCGCTGGCCGCTGCCGGCCGCTGCCGGGCTGGCCGGCGCCGGTGGGGAGCCCGGGACAGGACCGTCGGGCGGGGCCAGCGGATCGGGCGGCGGCGGAGCGGCCGGCGGTGCGATCACGATGCCCCCCGCCGGGGGTTGGCCGAACCAAGGCGGGACCGCGTCGGGCACGTTCTGCGAGGTGATGCAGATCAGCGTGCAGCCGGGCTGCGGCGCCTGCGGCTGCGGGACGGGCGGCAGCCATGGCCACATCGGCTGTGGCGTGTAGGTCGGCCGGGGCGGGCCGAAGTCGATCAGCGGCATGTGCATCAGCGGGTCGTTGACGCCGAGGCCGTTGACGTTCAATGGCAGATCGGGCCCGAGCCCCTCCGGATGCTCGAGGTGTGCGTCACCGATCGGCGGTGGCGGTCCGGTGATCGGCGGCAGGTCGACCGGGACCACGCCGGTGGCATACGCCGCGGCCCAGCCCAGCACGTTCTGGGCGTAGGGCAGCGAGTTGTTGTAGCGCAGGATCGCGGCCATGACATGGGTTGGGTCGCGCAGGTTGAGTCCGCCGCTGCACAGGTACCGAGCGGCCGCCAACGTGGAGTCGAACAGGTTCTGCGGGTCGGGCACTCCGTCGCCGTCACCATCGGAGGCATAGCGCGCCCAGGTGCCGGGCAGGAACTGCATGGGCCCCATGGCCCGGGCGTAGGTGACGCGGTTGCCGACCTTGCTCTGGATGATGATTTCGTTGCCCGGCAGGCTGCCGTCCAGCGTCGGGCCATAGATCGGGTTGAGGGCGGTGCCGTGCGTATCGGTGGCGCCGCCGTTGGCGTGCATCGACTCGATGCGCCCGATCCCGGCCAGCAGGTTCCAGCTGACGCCGCAGC comes from the Mycobacterium shinjukuense genome and includes:
- a CDS encoding CocE/NonD family hydrolase, which codes for MARDPAPALDRPWRRPGALRYALGRVRRIVKPPVTVTDPPPGIVVERDVEVPTRDETVLRINVFRRAHDDVRARPVILSIHPYGKDDLPTRRRNRWTFSPQYRALRQPTPVTFSALTGWEAPDPAWWTTRGFVVVNADLRGCGRSDGTGNLLSRQEAEDTYDLVQWLANQSWSDGRVVMLGVSYLAISQYAVAALRPPALRAICPWEGFTDAYRDLTFPGGVREAGFTRLWARGVRRRTRQTFDLERMQQQHPLRDEFWRSLVPDLSAIRVPMLVCGSFSDNNLHSRGSFRAFTHAGSGHARLYTHRGGKWATFYSETALAEQLKFFQDVLDGAQGSRSVRLEVREDRDTIAAVREETQWPLPSTRWRPLYLAGAGVLATEPPSTAGSITFETHSRAAAFTWTIPEDIELTGPMAARLWVQLDGCDDANLFVGVEKWRNGKFVPFEGSYGYGRDRVTTGWQRVLLRELDPELSTPWEPVPTFAREQPLTAGEVVAIDVALGPSATLFRAGEQLRLVVAGRWLSPRNPLTGQFPAAYPDPPRGLVTLRWGPRYNAHLLIPEVP
- the rseA gene encoding anti-sigma E factor RseA, with the protein product MADGGQVFRRAFSWLPAQFASQSDAPVGAPRRFRSTEHLSTEAIAAFVDGELRMNAYLRAAHHLSLCPQCAAEVDDHSRARAALRDSRPIRIPSALLGLLSEIPQAAPEGPAPLSGADRDVGDQRKRR
- a CDS encoding ABC transporter ATP-binding protein, which produces MPAESHHVPIEIRGLTKNFGAVRALDGLDLTVREGEVHGFLGPNGAGKSTTIRILLGLVRADSGSARLLGGNPWTDAVRLHRQIAYVPGDVTLWPSLTGGEIIDLLARMRGGIDKNRRAELIERFGLDPHKKSRTYSKGNRQKVSLISAFSSQARLLLLDEPSSGLDPLMENVFQQCVGEARDRGVTVLLSSHILAETEALCERVTIIRAGKTVESGSLESMRHLSRTSIKAEMIGDPGDLTRIKGLEDVSIEGSTLRAQVDSESLGELIRVLGDAGVRSLVSQPPTLEELFLRHYRLGPDAGAHERRETGVAAL
- the htrA gene encoding serine protease HtrA, with translation MTSDQGNNSGQDGGHRLAPRPIARPPVDAASRQAFGRPSGLRGSFVAERVRPQKYRDQAEFRPHDRATDPVLQEAFGRPFAGAESLQRHPIDAGALAAERDGGRPDEPDDPWRNPAAAAALGTPALAPPAPLGTLGQRGKLGVRDVLFGGKVSYLALTILLLIALVIGVIGGVVGRKTAEVVEAFTTSKVTLSTSGNAQEPAGRFTKVAAAIADSVVTVESKSDQEGMQGSGVIIDGRGYIVTNNHVISEAANNPSQFKTTVVFNDGKEVPATLVGRDPKTDLAVLKVDNVDNLTVARLGDSDKVRVGDEVLAAGAPLGLRSTVTHGIISALHRPVPLSGEGSDTDTVIDALQTDASINHGNSGGPLIDMDSQVIGINTAGKSLSDSASGLGFAIPVNEMKLVAQTLIRDGKIVHPTLGISTRSVSNAIASGAQVANVKAGSPAQKGGILENDVIVKIGNRKVADADEFVVAVRQLTIGQDASVEVVREGRNVTLTVKPDPDTSS
- the tatB gene encoding Sec-independent protein translocase protein TatB, which encodes MFANIGWGEMLVLVVVGLVVLGPERLPGAIRWTAGALRQARDYLGGVTSQLREDIGPEFDDLRGHLGELRKLRGMTPRAALTKHLLDGDDSLFTGNFDRPAGPSAAEPPGPDHTASAPFDPDAT
- a CDS encoding O-methyltransferase, translated to MDPTGNSSVTPGREASGPAPSQAPSAEALFAHAEESIAEDAILTRARERAMDSGAGAVTPAVGALLSLLTKLSGGKAVAEVGTGAGVSGLWLLSGLADDGVLTTIDIEPEYLRLAKQAFAEAGIGPSRTRLISGRAQEVLTRLADQSYDLVFIDADPVDQPGYVVEGVRLLRSGGVIVVHRAALGGRAADPAARDAEVLAVREAARLIAEDDRLTPALVPLGDGLLAAVRE
- a CDS encoding ABC transporter permease — translated: MSIAVLGRPSPAPPRGPQRGSNFAGTLGLLRLYLRRDRVGLPLWVLLLSVPLATVYVGSVEAVYADRAARAGAVAGIMASPAQRALYGPIYNDSLGALGIWKAGMFHTLIAVAVILTVIRHTRADEETGRAELIDSTVVGRYANLTAALLLSFGASIVTGAIGAAGLLATDVAPTGSVAFGAALAASGLVFTAVAAVSAQLSPSARVTRGVAFAVLGAAFMLRAVGDAGSGALSWFSPLGWSLQVRPYAGERWWVPLLHLATTVALTLAAYRLRAGRDVGAGLIAERAGPGTAAPALGNAFGLAWRLDRGSLLLWTIGLGLFGLVMGSVVHGIERQLGDSATVRDIVTRMGGTGALEQAFVDLAFTMIGMVAAAFAVSLSLRLHQEEAGQRAETLLAGAVSRTRWLSSHLVMALAGSAAAIMVSGLVGGLAYGAAAGDVAGKLPTVVGTAAVQLPAVWLLSAVTVGLFGLAPRFTPVAWAVLVSFVALYLLGSLAGFPQWLLDLEPFAHTPRVGAGHFTAVPMLWLLTIDAALIVMGAMAFRRRDLRC
- the sigE gene encoding RNA polymerase sigma factor SigE, with translation MERAGRWVGNTTRQLDVVAGDECAALDGRADPEEPIITMLSPTSMSHPQPIRDDGWVEPSDTLRGTAVFDATGDKATMPSWDELVRQHADRVYRLAYRLAGNQQDAEDLTQETFIRVFRSVQNYQPGTFEGWLHRITTNLFLDMVRRRVRIRMEALPEDYDRVPADEPNPEQIYHDARLGPDLQAALDSLPPEFRAAVVLCDIEGLSYEEIGATLGVKLGTVRSRIHRGRQALRDYLAAHPDQGERADALHTVG
- a CDS encoding TetR/AcrR family transcriptional regulator: MRSADLTATARIRDAAIEQFGRHGFGVGLRTIAEAAGVSAALVIHHFGSKEGLRKACDDHVAEEIRSSKSEALTSNDPATWLAGMAEIESYAPLVAYLVRSMQSGGELATMFWQKMIDNAEEYIGDGVRAGTIRPSRDPRARARYLAITSGGGFLLYLQMHETPTDLRAVLRDYARDMVLPALEVYAEGLFTDRTMYEAFLAESDQGESHAS
- a CDS encoding methyltransferase family protein, encoding MKMGLKALIYGLVGIVVVGLILFWPAGTLNYWQAWVFIAVFTLATIVPSGYLARTDPAALQRRMRGGPLAETRPIQKILVLGIFLVLLAMVGLSAVDHRFGWSSAPMWLSVIGDILIVTGLSASMLVVVQNSYAASTVTVETGQTVASRGLYGFVRHPMYAASVVLMVGIPLALGSYWGLLMLIPSVSVLVLRILDEEKLLTQELSGYREYRERVRYRLVPHVW